In the genome of Persephonella sp. KM09-Lau-8, one region contains:
- a CDS encoding YifB family Mg chelatase-like AAA ATPase: MLTNIISGGVIGIDGFKVEVEVNISQGLPQFIIVGLPDTAVKESKERVKSAIVNSGFSFPLRKITVNLAPADIQKQGTLYDLPVAIGILNLAGIFPPDSIKNTAFIGELALDGSIRKIKGVLPIAYGLKQIGIKKLILPEENAPEASLVSELEVYGFKHLKEIIGFLTGDISKKPVKPDIEGTFTDYSGYPDFSEIKGQYAVKRALEIAAAGFHNLLMIGSPGSGKSMMAKAFPSILPPMSFEEAIETTKIHSVAGILDGYIVKNRPYRNPHHTISDVALIGGGSIPKPGEVSLAHNGVLFLDEFPEFKRSSLEVLRQPMEDREVVISRASGRYKFPAKFQLLAAANPCPCGYKNDPIRECRCTPAEIRRYRNKLSGPIVDRIDMITWVNSVPPEELSKMSSGESSEQIRERVLKAVDIQKKRFKDLPVNFNSEMSPSMIEKFVILENEAENTLRLAAKKYGITARGFHRILKVSRTIADLENSEKVKTKHIVEALNYRLTEEMLS; this comes from the coding sequence ATGCTCACAAACATCATAAGTGGGGGAGTTATTGGTATTGATGGATTTAAGGTGGAAGTTGAGGTAAATATATCCCAGGGACTTCCCCAATTTATAATCGTAGGACTTCCTGATACAGCTGTTAAGGAAAGTAAAGAAAGGGTAAAATCAGCAATAGTAAATAGCGGATTTTCTTTTCCTTTAAGGAAAATAACGGTTAATCTGGCTCCTGCTGATATTCAAAAGCAGGGAACACTTTATGACCTACCTGTTGCGATTGGAATATTAAATCTTGCAGGGATTTTTCCTCCAGATTCAATTAAAAATACAGCATTTATCGGGGAACTTGCCCTTGATGGTTCAATTAGAAAAATAAAAGGAGTTCTGCCTATAGCCTATGGGCTTAAACAGATAGGAATTAAAAAACTGATACTTCCTGAAGAAAATGCCCCTGAAGCATCACTTGTATCGGAGCTTGAGGTTTACGGGTTTAAACATCTAAAGGAAATCATTGGATTTTTAACAGGGGATATAAGCAAAAAACCTGTAAAACCTGATATTGAAGGGACATTCACAGATTATTCAGGATATCCGGATTTTTCTGAAATCAAGGGTCAGTATGCTGTAAAAAGAGCTCTGGAAATTGCAGCAGCAGGATTTCATAATCTTCTTATGATTGGTTCTCCCGGTTCCGGGAAATCCATGATGGCAAAGGCTTTTCCTTCTATACTGCCACCTATGAGCTTTGAGGAGGCAATAGAAACAACAAAGATACACAGCGTAGCCGGAATACTTGATGGATATATAGTCAAAAACAGACCCTATAGAAATCCTCACCACACAATTTCTGATGTGGCATTAATAGGTGGAGGAAGTATTCCAAAGCCTGGAGAAGTGTCCCTTGCCCATAATGGTGTTTTATTTTTAGATGAATTTCCTGAGTTTAAACGTTCCTCCCTTGAAGTTCTCCGTCAACCTATGGAAGACAGGGAAGTTGTTATATCCCGTGCCAGCGGCAGATACAAATTCCCTGCAAAATTTCAGCTCCTTGCAGCTGCAAATCCATGCCCATGTGGGTATAAAAATGACCCTATTAGAGAATGTAGATGCACACCTGCAGAGATAAGAAGATACAGGAACAAGCTATCGGGTCCCATTGTTGATAGGATTGATATGATAACATGGGTTAATTCTGTTCCACCGGAAGAGCTATCTAAAATGTCATCAGGAGAAAGTTCGGAGCAAATCAGAGAAAGGGTTTTAAAAGCTGTTGATATACAGAAAAAAAGATTTAAAGACCTGCCTGTAAACTTTAACAGTGAGATGAGCCCATCTATGATTGAAAAATTTGTTATTTTAGAAAATGAGGCTGAAAATACCCTCAGACTTGCTGCCAAAAAGTATGGAATAACTGCACGGGGATTTCACAGGATACTAAAGGTGAGCCGAACAATTGCAGACCTTGAGAATTCAGAAAAAGTCAAGACCAAACATATAGTAGAAGCCTTAAACTACAGATTAACAGAGGAAATGCTATCCTGA
- a CDS encoding thioredoxin domain-containing protein translates to MPNRLINEKSPYLRQHAYNSVDWYPWGEEAFEKAKEEDKPIFLSIGYSTCHWCHVMEKESFEDEEIAEILNKHFVSIKVDREERPDVDSIYMNVCMMMTGRGGWPLTIFMTPDKKPFYAGTYFPKEGSYTRIGLKELLLNIAKLWKEDRTKLLERADKVLNHLKEYSETTSKDSVPPNITENLYETLKDMFDPYYGGFGRRPKFPVSHNLMFLMRYYYKTKRQNAIDMVKHTLTQMRLGGIYDHIGYGFHRYSTDERWFLPHFEKMLYDQAMLMIAYTEAFQITGENLYKETVQQIAEYLQRDMLSQEGGFYSAEDADSEGEEGKFYVWSYEEIEKIIGKEDLKLFEKVFNITPEGNYREEHTGKLTGKNILYLKKTVPELAEELGISENQLKEKINIWREKLFTKRENRVHPLKDTKILTDWNGLVIAALSKASVINPEYAQLAKKAADFVLKTMKKSDGTLLHRYKDGEAEIDGFLSDYAFLVWGLTELYQAMAEEKYLIEAINLTETMIKHFWDEKGGFFDTPDFGENLIVRPKESYDGAIPSGNSVAVYNLYRLFRMTGDFRYRDYAAKTIEAFSSKIKSIPAGYSMMILGYDFGNNKGKDIVIAGKDYKKALEKINQRFMPYSTILVKKGNILDEKIPFLKQLTVKENPAVYICEDFTCGLPITEISQLDEKLG, encoded by the coding sequence ATGCCAAATAGATTAATAAATGAAAAAAGCCCATATCTCAGACAGCATGCATATAATTCTGTTGACTGGTATCCATGGGGAGAGGAGGCCTTTGAAAAGGCTAAAGAAGAGGATAAACCAATATTCCTGTCAATAGGATACTCAACATGCCACTGGTGTCATGTTATGGAAAAGGAAAGTTTTGAGGATGAAGAAATAGCAGAAATCCTCAATAAACATTTTGTTTCAATAAAGGTTGACAGAGAAGAACGCCCAGATGTTGATAGTATCTATATGAATGTCTGTATGATGATGACAGGTAGAGGCGGCTGGCCTTTAACAATTTTTATGACTCCTGATAAAAAACCTTTTTATGCAGGGACATATTTCCCAAAAGAGGGCTCTTACACAAGAATAGGACTAAAAGAATTACTTCTTAATATTGCAAAACTGTGGAAGGAAGACAGAACAAAATTACTGGAAAGGGCTGATAAAGTCTTAAATCATCTTAAAGAGTATTCTGAAACAACTTCTAAAGACTCAGTTCCGCCAAATATAACAGAAAATCTGTATGAGACATTAAAAGATATGTTTGACCCATACTATGGTGGATTTGGTAGAAGACCTAAATTTCCTGTTTCCCACAATCTTATGTTTTTAATGAGATATTACTACAAAACAAAGCGGCAGAATGCCATTGATATGGTAAAACATACCCTTACACAGATGAGGCTTGGAGGAATTTATGACCATATTGGTTATGGCTTCCATAGATACTCAACAGATGAAAGATGGTTTCTGCCCCATTTTGAAAAGATGCTATACGACCAGGCAATGCTTATGATAGCATATACAGAAGCTTTCCAGATAACAGGAGAAAATCTATACAAAGAAACCGTTCAGCAAATAGCAGAATACCTCCAGAGGGATATGCTCTCACAAGAAGGAGGCTTTTATTCGGCAGAAGATGCAGACAGTGAAGGGGAAGAAGGAAAATTTTATGTCTGGAGTTATGAAGAGATAGAAAAAATAATCGGGAAAGAGGATTTAAAACTGTTTGAAAAAGTGTTTAATATCACACCTGAAGGAAACTACCGTGAAGAACACACAGGAAAATTAACAGGAAAAAATATCCTTTATCTGAAAAAAACGGTTCCAGAATTGGCAGAGGAGTTGGGAATATCTGAAAATCAGCTTAAAGAGAAAATTAACATATGGAGAGAAAAATTATTCACAAAAAGAGAAAACAGAGTTCATCCGTTAAAGGATACAAAAATACTGACAGACTGGAATGGTCTTGTTATTGCAGCACTCTCAAAAGCATCTGTTATAAACCCTGAATATGCACAGCTGGCCAAAAAAGCAGCAGATTTTGTTTTAAAAACAATGAAAAAATCTGACGGGACACTTCTCCACAGATACAAGGATGGTGAAGCTGAGATTGATGGCTTTTTATCTGATTATGCGTTTCTGGTATGGGGATTAACAGAGCTTTATCAGGCTATGGCAGAAGAGAAATATTTAATAGAAGCTATAAATCTGACAGAAACAATGATTAAACATTTCTGGGACGAAAAGGGAGGATTTTTTGATACTCCAGACTTTGGAGAAAATCTGATAGTCAGACCAAAAGAAAGCTATGATGGGGCAATTCCGTCCGGAAACTCAGTTGCAGTTTATAACCTGTATAGGCTGTTCAGAATGACAGGGGATTTTAGATACAGAGATTATGCAGCCAAAACTATAGAAGCCTTTTCCTCAAAAATAAAATCAATTCCGGCAGGATACAGTATGATGATACTGGGATATGACTTTGGAAATAATAAAGGTAAGGATATCGTTATTGCAGGGAAGGATTACAAAAAAGCCTTAGAAAAAATAAATCAAAGATTTATGCCTTACAGCACAATCCTTGTGAAAAAAGGAAATATCTTAGATGAAAAAATACCATTTTTAAAACAGTTGACAGTAAAGGAAAATCCTGCTGTTTATATATGTGAGGATTTCACCTGTGGACTGCCTATAACAGAAATATCCCAGTTAGATGAAAAATTAGGGTAG
- the ccsA gene encoding cytochrome c biogenesis protein CcsA: MLKILLIVILMSYFVSSIGFWVYLFTKKDAGKKFGFSFYGIAFLLQLLYIGIKDFQAKSFALATQQELPFFLAFLIGAVFLGLSFKYKTQLRDFGSLFAPINVFLVALTLPHYEKIEVGYKNIWFYAHVIFSMIAYALIIAGAVVAAVYILTQRDLKRKKLDSFLVSKFSSSLVLLQDIEYKTNVAAFIMLSLALIASSVWSSVYLGKHWIWDIKQIALSFLWIYYGFLIHIMVIKHEKGKKASYLTVAGGIMAFIIYWFIKHPNY, encoded by the coding sequence TTGCTGAAGATACTGCTGATTGTTATTTTGATGTCTTATTTTGTGTCATCTATAGGTTTCTGGGTGTATCTATTTACTAAAAAAGACGCAGGAAAGAAGTTTGGATTTAGTTTTTACGGAATAGCATTTTTACTACAACTTCTATATATAGGAATAAAAGATTTTCAGGCTAAAAGCTTTGCACTGGCAACCCAGCAGGAACTTCCATTTTTTCTTGCATTTTTAATTGGTGCTGTTTTTCTGGGACTGTCTTTTAAATATAAAACCCAGCTGAGGGATTTTGGTTCATTATTTGCACCTATAAATGTTTTTTTAGTAGCTCTTACGCTACCCCATTATGAAAAAATTGAGGTTGGTTACAAAAATATATGGTTTTATGCCCATGTGATTTTTTCAATGATAGCTTATGCTTTAATTATAGCCGGTGCAGTGGTGGCAGCAGTTTATATTCTTACCCAGAGGGATTTAAAAAGGAAAAAGTTGGATTCATTTCTGGTGTCTAAATTTTCATCATCTCTGGTTTTACTTCAGGATATTGAATACAAAACAAATGTTGCTGCATTTATAATGCTATCCCTTGCCTTAATCGCCTCTTCTGTCTGGTCAAGTGTGTATCTGGGAAAACACTGGATATGGGACATTAAGCAGATAGCCTTATCTTTTCTGTGGATTTATTACGGATTTTTAATTCATATTATGGTTATAAAACATGAAAAAGGTAAAAAAGCCTCCTACCTGACTGTTGCAGGAGGCATTATGGCGTTTATTATTTACTGGTTTATAAAACACCCTAACTACTGA
- the pyrE gene encoding orotate phosphoribosyltransferase, producing MDYREKLKQMISERALKVADKPIFKLSSGKMSTYYMDLRTITLDPEGGYIIGNLIFEMIKDKSPDAIGGLTLGADPISYATALVSYLNKQPIKPFVVRKEPKGHGTGKQIEGNVQPGEKVFIVEDVVTTAGSSLKAAKVARDFGLEILGIIAIVDREEGGEENIKKEGFDFFPIFKISEFLKISS from the coding sequence TTGGATTACAGGGAAAAGCTTAAACAGATGATATCAGAAAGGGCTTTAAAAGTTGCAGACAAGCCAATATTCAAACTCTCTTCAGGTAAAATGAGCACATATTATATGGATTTAAGGACAATAACCCTTGACCCTGAAGGCGGATACATAATAGGAAATCTGATTTTTGAAATGATAAAGGATAAATCCCCTGATGCAATAGGAGGATTGACACTTGGGGCTGACCCTATTTCCTATGCAACGGCGCTTGTTTCTTATCTGAATAAACAGCCTATAAAGCCATTTGTTGTTAGAAAAGAGCCTAAAGGACATGGAACAGGAAAACAGATTGAAGGAAATGTTCAGCCTGGGGAAAAGGTTTTTATAGTTGAGGATGTTGTTACAACGGCAGGCTCTTCACTTAAGGCGGCAAAAGTTGCAAGAGATTTTGGCCTTGAAATACTTGGTATTATAGCTATTGTTGATAGAGAAGAAGGTGGAGAGGAAAACATCAAAAAAGAAGGTTTTGATTTCTTCCCGATTTTCAAAATATCAGAATTCTTAAAAATCAGTAGTTAG
- a CDS encoding nitrilase-related carbon-nitrogen hydrolase, whose translation MLVYSLQVNLELGNIEKNLEKIFSYIDKVEKNSLVLLPEMFSCGFDNENLEQHAKETPAIHKYLKDFSHKKHLVIAGTLPEKSRNAIYNKAFVIDNGEIVYKQAKVKLFRPTGEHKYFKAGRNFDVAESSNGNLGIMICFELRFPNISYTLRKKGAEIILVPAQWGKPRKYHLEVLSKARAIEDQSFVIVSNTTGKIGNIEYAGSSGIYDPWGETLAFIDEEEGLIQADINLNDVYRVRKKIKMDI comes from the coding sequence ATGCTTGTTTATTCCTTGCAGGTTAATCTGGAGCTGGGAAATATAGAAAAAAATCTGGAGAAAATATTTTCCTATATAGATAAAGTAGAAAAAAACTCCCTTGTGCTACTTCCTGAAATGTTCAGCTGTGGTTTTGATAATGAAAATCTTGAGCAGCATGCAAAGGAAACCCCTGCTATACACAAATATTTGAAGGATTTTTCCCATAAAAAACATCTTGTTATTGCAGGCACCCTTCCAGAAAAATCCCGAAATGCCATTTATAACAAAGCATTTGTTATAGATAATGGGGAAATTGTTTACAAGCAGGCAAAGGTAAAACTATTTAGACCAACAGGAGAACACAAATATTTCAAAGCCGGCAGAAACTTTGATGTGGCAGAAAGCTCAAATGGAAATCTTGGAATAATGATTTGCTTTGAGCTTAGATTTCCAAATATCTCATATACACTGAGGAAAAAAGGAGCAGAGATAATCCTTGTCCCTGCCCAGTGGGGAAAGCCCAGAAAATACCATCTTGAAGTGCTTTCAAAGGCACGGGCAATTGAAGACCAGTCTTTTGTTATAGTCAGTAATACTACAGGTAAAATTGGAAATATTGAGTATGCTGGAAGTTCAGGAATATATGACCCATGGGGAGAAACACTGGCATTTATAGACGAGGAAGAAGGTTTAATACAGGCAGACATAAATCTGAATGATGTTTACAGAGTCAGGAAAAAAATAAAAATGGACATATAG
- a CDS encoding ribbon-helix-helix protein, CopG family: MKRTQIYLDEEIYKYLKAESKRTGKSLSEIIREKLRTDIKKSKENLLEAIKETAGIWQYKTEDIEKTIRTLRKGKRIDNI, from the coding sequence ATGAAAAGAACTCAAATTTATTTGGATGAAGAAATTTATAAATATTTAAAGGCAGAAAGTAAAAGAACAGGTAAGAGTTTATCTGAAATAATAAGAGAAAAATTAAGAACAGATATAAAGAAATCAAAAGAAAATTTATTAGAGGCTATTAAAGAAACGGCAGGTATTTGGCAGTATAAAACTGAAGATATTGAGAAAACTATTAGGACTTTGAGAAAGGGTAAAAGAATTGATAATATTTGA
- a CDS encoding PIN domain-containing protein, which translates to MIIFDTDVLVWILRGNLEVIEKAKQIIEDTNGYVYITPVQIAEIYAGARKKEIPQIERLLNSFKLIEVNYP; encoded by the coding sequence TTGATAATATTTGATACCGATGTTCTTGTCTGGATTTTGAGAGGAAATCTCGAAGTTATTGAAAAAGCTAAACAAATCATAGAAGATACCAATGGATATGTATATATAACACCTGTTCAGATTGCAGAAATATATGCCGGTGCAAGAAAAAAAGAAATTCCACAGATAGAAAGGCTTTTAAACAGTTTTAAACTTATAGAAGTGAACTACCCTTAA
- a CDS encoding transposase: MKNLKVKRSLRIELNNADPTTNIVLGYLTYHAGKLWNEANYLVKNKLAKPNKYDLYNKLKDTSIHKKSLQSRTAQIVLDELSRSWQNFFDYLQTPEKYPSRVKPPKYNKKSLSHRPVIYDKTGFKIEGNTIRLSLSKELKQHLKEKHNIDINYLTIETGLDLSQLNVLNIQITPYKAYGNITYRLNIVYEKEIKETKPQTDKVLATDYGVSNFATIVIENQPISYIVDGKGIQSLLRKYLKKLAKWQKKRDNLLNKGLPTSRVDNILHRIQKRLNNLIRDFSHKVSNLIVELAKRYNVSTIVIGKLQESKNKESKLSSIIDQMLSLLPHGRVSKQIEYKAEEYGIKTILVDESFTSGVDSLKDVAVSKENYTPEARKHRGIFKSILGLVNADVNGARNILKKFKKSFYDCITGLKQTVRIRVFGKLKSSPKSVRVYGQIGVARCGDHLSGIRLTLSKQTPCEALKFI, encoded by the coding sequence TTGAAAAATTTAAAAGTAAAAAGAAGCTTAAGAATAGAGCTTAACAATGCAGACCCAACCACAAACATAGTATTAGGCTATCTAACTTACCACGCAGGAAAACTATGGAATGAAGCAAACTACCTCGTGAAAAATAAACTTGCAAAACCAAACAAGTATGACCTATACAATAAACTAAAAGACACTTCCATACATAAAAAATCATTACAAAGCAGAACAGCACAAATTGTTTTAGATGAACTTTCAAGAAGCTGGCAAAACTTTTTTGACTATCTACAGACACCAGAAAAATATCCATCACGAGTAAAACCACCAAAATATAATAAAAAATCCCTATCACATAGACCAGTAATTTACGACAAAACAGGATTTAAGATAGAAGGAAACACAATAAGACTGTCTCTATCAAAAGAGCTTAAACAACACCTAAAAGAAAAACACAACATAGACATAAACTACCTTACAATAGAAACAGGATTAGATTTAAGCCAGTTAAATGTGTTAAATATACAAATCACACCATATAAAGCATACGGCAACATAACATACAGGCTAAATATAGTATATGAGAAAGAAATAAAGGAAACCAAACCACAAACAGATAAAGTATTAGCAACAGACTATGGAGTATCAAACTTTGCGACGATTGTGATAGAGAACCAGCCAATAAGCTATATAGTAGATGGAAAAGGAATACAATCCCTATTAAGAAAATACCTAAAGAAATTAGCCAAATGGCAAAAGAAAAGAGATAATCTACTAAACAAAGGACTACCAACAAGTAGAGTGGATAATATACTCCACAGAATCCAAAAAAGATTAAACAACCTAATAAGAGACTTTAGCCATAAAGTTTCAAATTTAATAGTAGAGCTTGCTAAAAGATACAATGTTTCAACAATCGTAATAGGAAAGCTACAAGAGAGCAAAAACAAAGAAAGCAAACTATCCAGCATAATAGACCAAATGTTAAGTTTACTGCCACACGGTAGAGTATCAAAGCAGATAGAATACAAAGCAGAGGAATACGGAATAAAAACAATCCTTGTAGATGAAAGTTTCACTTCAGGTGTGGACAGCTTAAAAGATGTAGCTGTCAGCAAAGAAAATTACACACCTGAAGCAAGGAAACATAGAGGAATATTTAAAAGCATATTAGGATTAGTAAATGCAGATGTAAACGGAGCGAGAAACATACTTAAAAAGTTTAAAAAGAGTTTTTACGATTGCATTACAGGATTAAAGCAAACGGTAAGAATAAGAGTTTTTGGAAAACTTAAAAGTAGCCCCAAGTCTGTCCGAGTATATGGGCAGATAGGGGTAGCAAGGTGTGGTGACCACCTGTCAGGGATAAGGCTTACATTAAGTAAGCAAACTCCCTGTGAAGCCCTTAAATTTATTTAA
- a CDS encoding DUF505 domain-containing protein produces MVIRKEHALALLNAKSQEEKGLACQITIKAEEDPYVELELQNLLEQGNSPIEYTLTYWGRNLVYILEEMIKKGLIKHPSEWDDRFRWIGSEVIAMIEAAILSGGLTGEETFEPLKQRGFAQEVHEEKKGWFKEINEYAKAIYDIYTKAKPRLVISKELGSYIASMPTGPAETKMLPEHGRFPLVLESMRLISFSVPNSDVYTLSGLGQAVQKVVQTMAPSLETIINEDYMYALLKVLDSGMDALTPQEAEVLEELAFIDAEGNILPAGEALLEVYKLWSEREYRPVKTFNLETLDEELLIGIEKVWEKNKTNPEIVPTAEEIVHYLMEKPLKEYKHLIEFYGRMINQAMGYQKKEELKKKWAELFTIEDLFKHFWEKGNQWYEKLYDTVKESLYSLEAFELVKSEIDEKTGKTVYKLTNHGKRVLQDIKEKGVREITSTAVKAISITKTEFGAPNYHWYEEAVNEHLVGGGYPTKSGQLYEELAYSVRRLPNLTRFELMVLHKIPEYGMFLDELFKEFDETLKEEVQYAVNKLEARYILDVLPNNGIRLTEAGKLLKKALSGVPEGIANPINPVIVRILQAIKQVGNLYVKEKRVRILPKNWEEAIKLSGLDKETFEKEIAVARLAGFIGKTSIHESGLEVLEAVELMNE; encoded by the coding sequence ATGGTCATCAGAAAAGAACATGCACTTGCACTTTTAAACGCTAAATCACAGGAAGAAAAAGGTCTTGCCTGCCAGATTACAATTAAAGCAGAAGAAGACCCTTATGTCGAACTGGAGCTTCAAAACCTGCTGGAGCAGGGGAATTCCCCAATTGAATATACACTGACATACTGGGGAAGAAACCTTGTTTATATCCTTGAGGAAATGATTAAAAAAGGTCTTATAAAACATCCTTCTGAATGGGACGACAGATTCAGATGGATAGGCTCTGAAGTTATTGCAATGATAGAAGCAGCTATTTTAAGCGGTGGATTAACAGGGGAAGAAACATTTGAACCACTTAAACAAAGAGGATTTGCTCAGGAAGTTCATGAGGAGAAGAAAGGCTGGTTTAAAGAAATCAATGAATATGCAAAAGCTATCTATGATATTTACACAAAGGCAAAACCAAGACTTGTGATTTCAAAAGAGCTTGGAAGTTATATTGCTTCAATGCCAACAGGTCCAGCAGAGACAAAAATGCTACCTGAACATGGCAGATTTCCACTTGTTCTTGAAAGTATGAGATTAATCTCATTCTCAGTTCCAAACTCTGATGTTTACACTCTTTCAGGACTTGGACAGGCTGTCCAGAAGGTAGTTCAAACAATGGCACCATCTCTTGAAACAATAATAAATGAGGACTATATGTATGCTCTGCTTAAAGTCCTGGATAGCGGAATGGACGCTCTAACACCCCAGGAAGCTGAGGTTCTGGAAGAGCTGGCATTCATTGACGCAGAAGGAAATATCCTTCCAGCAGGGGAAGCATTACTGGAAGTATACAAACTCTGGAGTGAAAGGGAATACAGACCTGTAAAAACATTTAACCTTGAAACCTTAGATGAAGAGCTTTTAATAGGCATAGAAAAGGTTTGGGAGAAAAATAAAACTAATCCAGAGATTGTTCCAACAGCAGAAGAAATAGTCCACTACCTTATGGAAAAACCTCTTAAGGAATACAAACACCTGATTGAGTTCTACGGCAGAATGATTAATCAGGCTATGGGATACCAGAAAAAAGAAGAGCTTAAGAAAAAATGGGCTGAGCTGTTTACAATAGAAGACCTGTTTAAACATTTTTGGGAAAAAGGAAACCAATGGTATGAAAAACTTTATGACACAGTAAAGGAAAGTCTTTACTCCCTTGAGGCATTTGAGCTTGTAAAATCCGAAATAGACGAAAAAACAGGAAAAACTGTTTATAAACTAACAAATCATGGAAAAAGAGTTCTTCAGGACATAAAAGAAAAAGGCGTTAGAGAAATAACATCAACAGCTGTAAAAGCAATATCTATCACAAAAACAGAGTTTGGAGCACCAAACTACCACTGGTATGAAGAGGCTGTCAATGAACATCTGGTAGGTGGTGGATATCCCACAAAATCCGGTCAGCTTTACGAAGAACTTGCCTATTCAGTAAGAAGACTGCCAAACCTTACAAGATTTGAACTTATGGTTCTTCATAAAATTCCTGAATATGGAATGTTCCTTGATGAGCTATTCAAGGAATTTGATGAAACCCTGAAAGAAGAAGTTCAGTATGCAGTTAACAAATTAGAGGCAAGGTATATACTGGATGTTCTTCCAAACAATGGTATTAGGCTTACAGAAGCAGGAAAACTGCTTAAGAAAGCACTTTCCGGTGTTCCAGAAGGAATAGCAAACCCAATAAACCCTGTTATAGTTAGAATTCTTCAGGCTATAAAACAGGTTGGAAATCTTTATGTTAAAGAGAAAAGAGTAAGAATACTTCCTAAAAATTGGGAAGAAGCAATTAAGCTATCCGGACTTGATAAAGAAACATTTGAAAAAGAGATAGCTGTTGCAAGACTTGCAGGATTTATCGGTAAAACTTCCATTCATGAATCTGGACTTGAGGTTCTGGAAGCTGTTGAACTGATGAATGAATAA